From a single Serratia surfactantfaciens genomic region:
- a CDS encoding RidA family protein, translated as MKHDVVYNGSGGFPPAGHYSPSCTANGAVYISGQLPIAFSGESLAGEPFARQVRQVLDNLDACLAGAGVGRAQLVQVRVYLTDIDLWPTFNALYAEWIGEFRPARAVAGVSQLHYGAAVEVEAVALAAL; from the coding sequence ATGAAGCATGATGTGGTTTACAACGGATCCGGCGGCTTTCCTCCCGCCGGTCATTACTCACCCAGTTGCACGGCCAATGGGGCGGTCTATATCTCTGGCCAATTGCCGATCGCCTTTTCCGGTGAGAGTCTTGCCGGCGAACCTTTCGCGCGGCAAGTCCGCCAGGTGCTCGACAATCTGGATGCCTGCCTGGCAGGGGCCGGCGTCGGCCGCGCGCAACTGGTTCAGGTGCGCGTCTATCTGACGGATATCGATTTGTGGCCGACCTTCAATGCGCTGTATGCCGAATGGATCGGCGAGTTTCGCCCTGCGCGCGCGGTGGCCGGCGTATCGCAGCTGCATTATGGCGCCGCCGTGGAAGTGGAAGCTGTCGCGTTGGCCGCCCTTTAA